In the Wyeomyia smithii strain HCP4-BCI-WySm-NY-G18 chromosome 2, ASM2978416v1, whole genome shotgun sequence genome, one interval contains:
- the LOC129722240 gene encoding 85/88 kDa calcium-independent phospholipase A2 isoform X1 — protein sequence MLNGLWKNPPIGERDLRQALQRFLGGETPPNKVMEVKNDSYINLHVMQRDDAMRLYAPSGGSTDKKQPVYEIVLERPHSETVNTSYSLYRASTQAEAEEKFEAFYQRLPELVKMVREMYTINGLQKLCDTLIEHPSWTLAHVIAHFNLTDYVANPKIVESLDDPDHADLLTPLQIATKANNFEMVKALLPVSKSDNLDKSSNSVFHYAASTTKEMINLLAAKSTANLNHCNTDGYTPLHLACLADKPDCVKALLLAGADTNKMARCASNAYPSTTTTSNVADFLVSNPNKLLTQDMKHGGTPLHWSSSREVLNSLIERGCDVNLVNFNGQTPLHVMVTRDRLECVVALLAHEAEIDAVDNNGNTPLHIAVEKKLLPIVQCLLVFGADVNKPTRDGKTLRHLVGKDDSGSKDAMILYILHSIGAKRCPESNGTKCPPGCAAKGTYNGIPPAQPETTEQREHIQQMLASTTKSGRNSIHNLVSNTIKTVREEREREIREERVDVSQERKGASMMDALLSMFTNKVQAASKVDSAGSSKSSPTERNAIDFGDEPMIVEDIRVNSTPSTVPTGGEYHGRGRLLCLDGGGIRGLVLAQMLLEIESLAQTPIAHLFDWIAGTSTGGILALGLGCGKTMKQCMCLYLRMKDQAFVGSRPYPSDLLESVLKEQLGEFTVMTDIKHPKLMVTGVMADRKPVDLHLFRNYKCASDILGIATPSNSRRQPPPQPEDQLVWRAARATGAAPSYFRAFGRFLDGGLIANNPTLDALTEIHEYNMALKSIGRSSEAVPVSIVVSLGTGLIPVTELKEIDVFRPDSIWDTAKLAYGISAIGNLLVDQATASDGRVVDRARAWCSMIGVPYYRFNPQMSVDIAMDEKIDEPLINMLWEVKAYMYANRRKVIEMINLLK from the exons atgttgaacg GACTGTGGAAAAATCCTCCTATTGGGGAAAGAGACCTTCGACAAG CGCTGCAACGGTTTCTCGGAGGCGAGACTCCACCGAACAAGGTGATGGAGGTGAAGAACGACAGCTACATAAATCTACACGTGATGCAACGGGATGACGCTATGCGTCTGTACGCTCCGTCGGGTGGTTCCACTGATAAGAAGCAGCCAGTGTACGAGATCGTACTCGAACGGCCACACTCGGAGACGGTGAACACTTCCTACAG CCTATACCGAGCATCCACCCAAGCTGAGGCGGAAGAAAAATTTGAAGCTTTTTATCAGCGACTACCGGAGCTGGTGAAAATGGTTCGGGAG ATGTACACCATAAACGGTCTTCAAAAGCTGTGCGACACGCTGATCGAACATCCTTCCTGGACGTTGGCCCATGTAATTGCACACTTCAATCTTACCGATTACGTTGCAAATCCAAAAATTGTAGAATCTCTTGACGATCCAGATCATGCCGACTTACTGACACCACTCCAG ATTGCGACCAAAGCGAATAACTTTGAAATGGTGAAAGCCCTGCTACCGGTAAGCAAAAGTGACAACCTGGACAAAAGTAGCAATTCAGTGTTTCACTATGCTGCCAGCACAACCAAAGAGATGATCAAT TTATTAGCGGCGAAAAGTACAGCCAATCTAAACCATTGCAACACGGACGGTTATACTCCGCTCCATTTGGCGTGTTTGGCTGACAAACCGGACTGCGTGAAGGCGCTACTTTTAGCAGGTGCCGACACAAACAAAATGGCCCGCTGTGCCAGTAATGCCTATCCTTCAACAACTACTACAA GCAATGTGGCGGACTTTCTCGTTAGCAACCCGAATAAGCTTCTCACTCAGGACATGAAGCACGGTGGAACACCGCTGCACTGGAGCTCCAGCCGAGAGGTGCTCAATTCGTTGATCGAGCGAGGTTGTGATGTTAATCTTGTTAACTTCAACGGTCAGACCCCGCTGCATGTAATG GTTACTCGTGACCGACTCGAATGTGTGGTGGCTCTATTGGCACACGAAGCTGAAATTGACGCGGTTGACAACAACGGAAACACACCCCTTCATATTGCCGTTGAGAAGAAACTCTTGCCTATCGTGCAGTGCTTGCTGGTGTTTGGAGCCGATGTGAACAAACCCACCAGAGATGGCAAAACCCTTCGTCATTTAGTTGGCAAAGACGACTCCGGCTCGAAAGACGCAATGATTCTATACATTCTACATTCGATCGGAGCAAAACGGTGTCCCGAATCGAATGGAACCAAATGTCCACCGGGTTGTGCCGCAAAAGGTACCTACAACGGCATACCACCAGCGCAACCAGAAACCACCGAGCAGCGTGAACATATCCAACAAATGCTGGCAAGCACTACCAAATCCGGACGAAATAGCATACACAACCTTGTGTCGAACACAATCAAAACGGTTCGAGAGGAGCGTGAGCGCGAAATAAGGGAAGAACGTGTAGACGTATCACAAGAACGAAAGGGCGCAAGCATGATGGACGCGCTGCTCTCAATGTTCACCAACAAAGTTCAAGCTGCTTCCAAAGTAGACTCTGCCGGTTCATCTAAATCCTCGCCAACAGAGAGAAATGCCATTGATTTTGGGGACGAACCAATGATTGTTGAAGATATTCGAGTTAACAGTACACCATCAACCGTACCTACTGGCGGCGAGTACCACGGTCGTGGTCGCCTCCTGTGTTTGGACGGTGGTGGCATTCGAGGTCTGGTGCTTGCTCAAATGCTACTGGAAATTGAAAGTCTCGCACAAACTCCAATCGCACATTTGTTCGATTGGATTGCAGGAACAAGCACGGGTGGAATTCTAGCGCTCGGTCTTGGCTGTGGCAAAACAATGAAGCAGTGCATGTGCTTATATTTACGCATGAAAGATCAAGCGTTCGTAGGTTCCCGACCGTACCCTAGCGATCTTCTGGAATCCGTGCTGAAAGAGCAACTCGGCGAATTTACCGTTATGACCGACATCAAGCACCCGAAGCTGATGGTCACTGGTGTGATGGCTGACAGAAAACCGGTTGATTTACATCTATTCCGTAATTACAAATGCGCCAGCGACATTCTAGGTATAGCGACACCTTCCAACAGTAGAAGACAACCCCCACCACAGCCGGAAGATCAGCTGGTGTGGCGAGCGGCGCGGGCAACTGGTGCGGCTCCTTCATATTTCCGAGCCTTTGGACGCTTTCTTGACGGTGGTTTGATAGCGAATAATCCAACACTGGATGCGCTGACAGAAATTCACGAATACAATATGGCACTAAAGAGTATCGGTCGGTCCTCGGAAGCTGTACCG GTTTCAATCGTAGTTTCACTTGGCACTGGTCTAATTCCCGTAACCGAGCTGAAGGAAATCGACGTATTTCGACCAGACAGCATATGGGACACGGCAAAACTGGCCTACGGTATCTCTGCTATTG GAAACCTGCTAGTGGATCAGGCAACGGCATCGGACGGTCGTGTGGTGGATCGAGCCCGTGCCTGGTGTAGCATGATTGGTGTGCCGTACTATCGTTTTAATCCTCAGATGTCGGTAGATATCGCGATGGACGAGAAAATTGACGAGCCACTGATCAACATGCTGTGGGAGGTCAAAGCGTACATGTACGCAAACCGAAGAAAGGTAATAGAGATGATCAACCTCCTAAAATAA
- the LOC129722240 gene encoding 85/88 kDa calcium-independent phospholipase A2 isoform X3, with the protein MLNALQRFLGGETPPNKVMEVKNDSYINLHVMQRDDAMRLYAPSGGSTDKKQPVYEIVLERPHSETVNTSYSLYRASTQAEAEEKFEAFYQRLPELVKMVREMYTINGLQKLCDTLIEHPSWTLAHVIAHFNLTDYVANPKIVESLDDPDHADLLTPLQIATKANNFEMVKALLPVSKSDNLDKSSNSVFHYAASTTKEMINLLAAKSTANLNHCNTDGYTPLHLACLADKPDCVKALLLAGADTNKMARCASNAYPSTTTTSNVADFLVSNPNKLLTQDMKHGGTPLHWSSSREVLNSLIERGCDVNLVNFNGQTPLHVMVTRDRLECVVALLAHEAEIDAVDNNGNTPLHIAVEKKLLPIVQCLLVFGADVNKPTRDGKTLRHLVGKDDSGSKDAMILYILHSIGAKRCPESNGTKCPPGCAAKGTYNGIPPAQPETTEQREHIQQMLASTTKSGRNSIHNLVSNTIKTVREEREREIREERVDVSQERKGASMMDALLSMFTNKVQAASKVDSAGSSKSSPTERNAIDFGDEPMIVEDIRVNSTPSTVPTGGEYHGRGRLLCLDGGGIRGLVLAQMLLEIESLAQTPIAHLFDWIAGTSTGGILALGLGCGKTMKQCMCLYLRMKDQAFVGSRPYPSDLLESVLKEQLGEFTVMTDIKHPKLMVTGVMADRKPVDLHLFRNYKCASDILGIATPSNSRRQPPPQPEDQLVWRAARATGAAPSYFRAFGRFLDGGLIANNPTLDALTEIHEYNMALKSIGRSSEAVPVSIVVSLGTGLIPVTELKEIDVFRPDSIWDTAKLAYGISAIGNLLVDQATASDGRVVDRARAWCSMIGVPYYRFNPQMSVDIAMDEKIDEPLINMLWEVKAYMYANRRKVIEMINLLK; encoded by the exons atgttgaacg CGCTGCAACGGTTTCTCGGAGGCGAGACTCCACCGAACAAGGTGATGGAGGTGAAGAACGACAGCTACATAAATCTACACGTGATGCAACGGGATGACGCTATGCGTCTGTACGCTCCGTCGGGTGGTTCCACTGATAAGAAGCAGCCAGTGTACGAGATCGTACTCGAACGGCCACACTCGGAGACGGTGAACACTTCCTACAG CCTATACCGAGCATCCACCCAAGCTGAGGCGGAAGAAAAATTTGAAGCTTTTTATCAGCGACTACCGGAGCTGGTGAAAATGGTTCGGGAG ATGTACACCATAAACGGTCTTCAAAAGCTGTGCGACACGCTGATCGAACATCCTTCCTGGACGTTGGCCCATGTAATTGCACACTTCAATCTTACCGATTACGTTGCAAATCCAAAAATTGTAGAATCTCTTGACGATCCAGATCATGCCGACTTACTGACACCACTCCAG ATTGCGACCAAAGCGAATAACTTTGAAATGGTGAAAGCCCTGCTACCGGTAAGCAAAAGTGACAACCTGGACAAAAGTAGCAATTCAGTGTTTCACTATGCTGCCAGCACAACCAAAGAGATGATCAAT TTATTAGCGGCGAAAAGTACAGCCAATCTAAACCATTGCAACACGGACGGTTATACTCCGCTCCATTTGGCGTGTTTGGCTGACAAACCGGACTGCGTGAAGGCGCTACTTTTAGCAGGTGCCGACACAAACAAAATGGCCCGCTGTGCCAGTAATGCCTATCCTTCAACAACTACTACAA GCAATGTGGCGGACTTTCTCGTTAGCAACCCGAATAAGCTTCTCACTCAGGACATGAAGCACGGTGGAACACCGCTGCACTGGAGCTCCAGCCGAGAGGTGCTCAATTCGTTGATCGAGCGAGGTTGTGATGTTAATCTTGTTAACTTCAACGGTCAGACCCCGCTGCATGTAATG GTTACTCGTGACCGACTCGAATGTGTGGTGGCTCTATTGGCACACGAAGCTGAAATTGACGCGGTTGACAACAACGGAAACACACCCCTTCATATTGCCGTTGAGAAGAAACTCTTGCCTATCGTGCAGTGCTTGCTGGTGTTTGGAGCCGATGTGAACAAACCCACCAGAGATGGCAAAACCCTTCGTCATTTAGTTGGCAAAGACGACTCCGGCTCGAAAGACGCAATGATTCTATACATTCTACATTCGATCGGAGCAAAACGGTGTCCCGAATCGAATGGAACCAAATGTCCACCGGGTTGTGCCGCAAAAGGTACCTACAACGGCATACCACCAGCGCAACCAGAAACCACCGAGCAGCGTGAACATATCCAACAAATGCTGGCAAGCACTACCAAATCCGGACGAAATAGCATACACAACCTTGTGTCGAACACAATCAAAACGGTTCGAGAGGAGCGTGAGCGCGAAATAAGGGAAGAACGTGTAGACGTATCACAAGAACGAAAGGGCGCAAGCATGATGGACGCGCTGCTCTCAATGTTCACCAACAAAGTTCAAGCTGCTTCCAAAGTAGACTCTGCCGGTTCATCTAAATCCTCGCCAACAGAGAGAAATGCCATTGATTTTGGGGACGAACCAATGATTGTTGAAGATATTCGAGTTAACAGTACACCATCAACCGTACCTACTGGCGGCGAGTACCACGGTCGTGGTCGCCTCCTGTGTTTGGACGGTGGTGGCATTCGAGGTCTGGTGCTTGCTCAAATGCTACTGGAAATTGAAAGTCTCGCACAAACTCCAATCGCACATTTGTTCGATTGGATTGCAGGAACAAGCACGGGTGGAATTCTAGCGCTCGGTCTTGGCTGTGGCAAAACAATGAAGCAGTGCATGTGCTTATATTTACGCATGAAAGATCAAGCGTTCGTAGGTTCCCGACCGTACCCTAGCGATCTTCTGGAATCCGTGCTGAAAGAGCAACTCGGCGAATTTACCGTTATGACCGACATCAAGCACCCGAAGCTGATGGTCACTGGTGTGATGGCTGACAGAAAACCGGTTGATTTACATCTATTCCGTAATTACAAATGCGCCAGCGACATTCTAGGTATAGCGACACCTTCCAACAGTAGAAGACAACCCCCACCACAGCCGGAAGATCAGCTGGTGTGGCGAGCGGCGCGGGCAACTGGTGCGGCTCCTTCATATTTCCGAGCCTTTGGACGCTTTCTTGACGGTGGTTTGATAGCGAATAATCCAACACTGGATGCGCTGACAGAAATTCACGAATACAATATGGCACTAAAGAGTATCGGTCGGTCCTCGGAAGCTGTACCG GTTTCAATCGTAGTTTCACTTGGCACTGGTCTAATTCCCGTAACCGAGCTGAAGGAAATCGACGTATTTCGACCAGACAGCATATGGGACACGGCAAAACTGGCCTACGGTATCTCTGCTATTG GAAACCTGCTAGTGGATCAGGCAACGGCATCGGACGGTCGTGTGGTGGATCGAGCCCGTGCCTGGTGTAGCATGATTGGTGTGCCGTACTATCGTTTTAATCCTCAGATGTCGGTAGATATCGCGATGGACGAGAAAATTGACGAGCCACTGATCAACATGCTGTGGGAGGTCAAAGCGTACATGTACGCAAACCGAAGAAAGGTAATAGAGATGATCAACCTCCTAAAATAA
- the LOC129722240 gene encoding 85/88 kDa calcium-independent phospholipase A2 isoform X2, giving the protein MAWLGIGALASGLALQRFLGGETPPNKVMEVKNDSYINLHVMQRDDAMRLYAPSGGSTDKKQPVYEIVLERPHSETVNTSYSLYRASTQAEAEEKFEAFYQRLPELVKMVREMYTINGLQKLCDTLIEHPSWTLAHVIAHFNLTDYVANPKIVESLDDPDHADLLTPLQIATKANNFEMVKALLPVSKSDNLDKSSNSVFHYAASTTKEMINLLAAKSTANLNHCNTDGYTPLHLACLADKPDCVKALLLAGADTNKMARCASNAYPSTTTTSNVADFLVSNPNKLLTQDMKHGGTPLHWSSSREVLNSLIERGCDVNLVNFNGQTPLHVMVTRDRLECVVALLAHEAEIDAVDNNGNTPLHIAVEKKLLPIVQCLLVFGADVNKPTRDGKTLRHLVGKDDSGSKDAMILYILHSIGAKRCPESNGTKCPPGCAAKGTYNGIPPAQPETTEQREHIQQMLASTTKSGRNSIHNLVSNTIKTVREEREREIREERVDVSQERKGASMMDALLSMFTNKVQAASKVDSAGSSKSSPTERNAIDFGDEPMIVEDIRVNSTPSTVPTGGEYHGRGRLLCLDGGGIRGLVLAQMLLEIESLAQTPIAHLFDWIAGTSTGGILALGLGCGKTMKQCMCLYLRMKDQAFVGSRPYPSDLLESVLKEQLGEFTVMTDIKHPKLMVTGVMADRKPVDLHLFRNYKCASDILGIATPSNSRRQPPPQPEDQLVWRAARATGAAPSYFRAFGRFLDGGLIANNPTLDALTEIHEYNMALKSIGRSSEAVPVSIVVSLGTGLIPVTELKEIDVFRPDSIWDTAKLAYGISAIGNLLVDQATASDGRVVDRARAWCSMIGVPYYRFNPQMSVDIAMDEKIDEPLINMLWEVKAYMYANRRKVIEMINLLK; this is encoded by the exons ATGGCTTGGCTCGGTATTGGCGCTTTGGCTTCCGGTCTAG CGCTGCAACGGTTTCTCGGAGGCGAGACTCCACCGAACAAGGTGATGGAGGTGAAGAACGACAGCTACATAAATCTACACGTGATGCAACGGGATGACGCTATGCGTCTGTACGCTCCGTCGGGTGGTTCCACTGATAAGAAGCAGCCAGTGTACGAGATCGTACTCGAACGGCCACACTCGGAGACGGTGAACACTTCCTACAG CCTATACCGAGCATCCACCCAAGCTGAGGCGGAAGAAAAATTTGAAGCTTTTTATCAGCGACTACCGGAGCTGGTGAAAATGGTTCGGGAG ATGTACACCATAAACGGTCTTCAAAAGCTGTGCGACACGCTGATCGAACATCCTTCCTGGACGTTGGCCCATGTAATTGCACACTTCAATCTTACCGATTACGTTGCAAATCCAAAAATTGTAGAATCTCTTGACGATCCAGATCATGCCGACTTACTGACACCACTCCAG ATTGCGACCAAAGCGAATAACTTTGAAATGGTGAAAGCCCTGCTACCGGTAAGCAAAAGTGACAACCTGGACAAAAGTAGCAATTCAGTGTTTCACTATGCTGCCAGCACAACCAAAGAGATGATCAAT TTATTAGCGGCGAAAAGTACAGCCAATCTAAACCATTGCAACACGGACGGTTATACTCCGCTCCATTTGGCGTGTTTGGCTGACAAACCGGACTGCGTGAAGGCGCTACTTTTAGCAGGTGCCGACACAAACAAAATGGCCCGCTGTGCCAGTAATGCCTATCCTTCAACAACTACTACAA GCAATGTGGCGGACTTTCTCGTTAGCAACCCGAATAAGCTTCTCACTCAGGACATGAAGCACGGTGGAACACCGCTGCACTGGAGCTCCAGCCGAGAGGTGCTCAATTCGTTGATCGAGCGAGGTTGTGATGTTAATCTTGTTAACTTCAACGGTCAGACCCCGCTGCATGTAATG GTTACTCGTGACCGACTCGAATGTGTGGTGGCTCTATTGGCACACGAAGCTGAAATTGACGCGGTTGACAACAACGGAAACACACCCCTTCATATTGCCGTTGAGAAGAAACTCTTGCCTATCGTGCAGTGCTTGCTGGTGTTTGGAGCCGATGTGAACAAACCCACCAGAGATGGCAAAACCCTTCGTCATTTAGTTGGCAAAGACGACTCCGGCTCGAAAGACGCAATGATTCTATACATTCTACATTCGATCGGAGCAAAACGGTGTCCCGAATCGAATGGAACCAAATGTCCACCGGGTTGTGCCGCAAAAGGTACCTACAACGGCATACCACCAGCGCAACCAGAAACCACCGAGCAGCGTGAACATATCCAACAAATGCTGGCAAGCACTACCAAATCCGGACGAAATAGCATACACAACCTTGTGTCGAACACAATCAAAACGGTTCGAGAGGAGCGTGAGCGCGAAATAAGGGAAGAACGTGTAGACGTATCACAAGAACGAAAGGGCGCAAGCATGATGGACGCGCTGCTCTCAATGTTCACCAACAAAGTTCAAGCTGCTTCCAAAGTAGACTCTGCCGGTTCATCTAAATCCTCGCCAACAGAGAGAAATGCCATTGATTTTGGGGACGAACCAATGATTGTTGAAGATATTCGAGTTAACAGTACACCATCAACCGTACCTACTGGCGGCGAGTACCACGGTCGTGGTCGCCTCCTGTGTTTGGACGGTGGTGGCATTCGAGGTCTGGTGCTTGCTCAAATGCTACTGGAAATTGAAAGTCTCGCACAAACTCCAATCGCACATTTGTTCGATTGGATTGCAGGAACAAGCACGGGTGGAATTCTAGCGCTCGGTCTTGGCTGTGGCAAAACAATGAAGCAGTGCATGTGCTTATATTTACGCATGAAAGATCAAGCGTTCGTAGGTTCCCGACCGTACCCTAGCGATCTTCTGGAATCCGTGCTGAAAGAGCAACTCGGCGAATTTACCGTTATGACCGACATCAAGCACCCGAAGCTGATGGTCACTGGTGTGATGGCTGACAGAAAACCGGTTGATTTACATCTATTCCGTAATTACAAATGCGCCAGCGACATTCTAGGTATAGCGACACCTTCCAACAGTAGAAGACAACCCCCACCACAGCCGGAAGATCAGCTGGTGTGGCGAGCGGCGCGGGCAACTGGTGCGGCTCCTTCATATTTCCGAGCCTTTGGACGCTTTCTTGACGGTGGTTTGATAGCGAATAATCCAACACTGGATGCGCTGACAGAAATTCACGAATACAATATGGCACTAAAGAGTATCGGTCGGTCCTCGGAAGCTGTACCG GTTTCAATCGTAGTTTCACTTGGCACTGGTCTAATTCCCGTAACCGAGCTGAAGGAAATCGACGTATTTCGACCAGACAGCATATGGGACACGGCAAAACTGGCCTACGGTATCTCTGCTATTG GAAACCTGCTAGTGGATCAGGCAACGGCATCGGACGGTCGTGTGGTGGATCGAGCCCGTGCCTGGTGTAGCATGATTGGTGTGCCGTACTATCGTTTTAATCCTCAGATGTCGGTAGATATCGCGATGGACGAGAAAATTGACGAGCCACTGATCAACATGCTGTGGGAGGTCAAAGCGTACATGTACGCAAACCGAAGAAAGGTAATAGAGATGATCAACCTCCTAAAATAA
- the LOC129722242 gene encoding transmembrane protein 209, protein MSISNPNSPSQRSPLVDRTLDLYLNNRRSRECLKWGSLNIVLLSVILFDISNKCPYSFSQWYYLEYAAAALLATSVVYYFSCYFFHLFSKEPLRGTDYQRKLLKFDVDDNSFITTAPAAKKESASASVNPGSESFVSLHSFNESGLSSASPSWVFNRGSPQHQGTTDERSFTMEGSFNASGNNSLNFSMKKIANKNDFIVDEKGLQSYLREVSNDERNNSSFMERMSTSGSTFHSFWNSYKLDDMSNLLKTSLYQLSPSAPPTKQTMKEHESGPYNPIDSEISSEVLKKISTVQLSNYVANLRMWISLTILQQIVSEMNNIDHSFKMRGFSDIQLGSVGLERLKKTAENQQLVTLYIPKLPLLIPFLEMSTNQEYLVQRIKDFSKGSCITDYRWNSGSSYKGLSWDEHLPTDSAIIFHLFCTYMDSQLRPLPQPGGRPFYHRYVVLADKKTPKETLAEAKTKNKAKCAILCSNPMKPKFNFISDDKIHNSAYDRNNLFYVIIQFLIYMKNHHEGLVEGINLGKSGINILCVVED, encoded by the exons ATGTCTATAAG CAATCCAAATTCACCGTCACAGCGAAGTCCACTGGTGGATCGCACATTGGATCTTTATCTCAACAACCGGCGTTCTCGAGAGTGTCTCAAATGGGGCTCCCTCAACATTGTCCTTTTATCAGTCATCCTGTTTGATATCTCCAATAAATGTCCATATTCATTCTCCCAGTGGTACTACCTAGAATATGCGGCGGCTGCATTGTTGGCTACCAGCGTTGTTTACTACTTCTCGTGCTACTTTTTCCATCTGTTCAGTAAAGAACCACTAAGAGGAACGGATTACCAGCGCAAACTATTGAAATTTGACGTCGATGATAATTCATTCATCACTACAGCACCAGCTGCAAAGAAAGAGTCGGCCAGCGCGTCTGTCAACCCCGGTAGCGAATCTTTTGTTAGTTTGCATTCGTTCAACGAGAGTGGTCTCAGTTCCGCCTCGCCAAGCTGGGTTTTCAACCGGGGTAGTCCCCAGCATCAAGGAACGACGGATGAGCGAAGCTTTACGATGGAAGGTTCGTTTAATGCCAGCGGTAATAATTCCTTGAACTTCAGCATGAAGAAGATTGcgaacaaaaatgatttcattgTGGATGAAAAAGGTTTGCAGAGCTACTTGAG AGAAGTTTCTAATGACGAAAGAAATAACAGCTCCTTTATGGAACGGATGAGTACTTCCGGAAGTACTTTCCATTCTTTCTGGAATAGTTATAAACTTGATGACATGTCGAACTTGCTGAAAACCTCCCTCTACCAGCTGTCGCCTTCGGCCCCACCAACCAAGCAAACAATGAAAGAGCACGAGAGCGGTCCTTATAATCCGATTGACTCAGAAATTAGTTCCGAAGTACTGAAGAAAATTTCAACGGTGCAGTTGTCGAATTATGTTGCTAACTTAAGAATG TGGATATCTCTAACAATTCTGCAACAAATTGTGTCTGAGATGAATAATATTGACCATTCGTTTAAAATGCGTGGTTTCTCCGATATTCAACTGGGAAGCGTTGGTTTGGAGCGTCTTAAGAAAACCGCAGAAAATCAGCAGCTAGTGACGCTGTACATACCGAAGCTGCCCTTGTTGATACCGTTCTTGGAAATGTCCACTAATCAAGAGTATTTAGTGCAAAGAATTAAGGATTTTTCCAAGGGCAGCTGCATAACCGATTACCGATGGAATTCTGGATCGTCCTATAAGGGTCTCAGTTGGGACGAACATTTACCAACGGATTCCGCT ATTATCTTTCACCTATTTTGTACCTATATGGACAGTCAGTTGCGACCGCTACCACAGCCCGGAGGTCGCCCATTTTATCATCGATATGTGGTGCTGGCAGATAAGAAAACTCCCAAAGAAACACTTGCGGAAGCTAAGACTAAAAACAAGGCCAAATGTGCCATTCTTTGTTCAAACCCGATGAAACCCAAGTTCAATTTCATTTCCGATGATAAAATTCATAATAGTGCatat GATCGCAACAATCTTTTCTACGTCATTATTCAGTTCCTAATTTATATGAAAAATCATCACGAGGGCTTGGTTGAAGGCATCAACCTGGGTAAAAGTGGTATCAACATTCTCTGCGTGGTGGAGGACTGA
- the LOC129722087 gene encoding plasma membrane ascorbate-dependent reductase CYBRD1 translates to MENNGPSAGSYNNFRVLYLITQMVGAAIVIMVGSWIGAHLGGLAWTSRPSVQFNWHPLLMTMGMIFLYGNSILIYRGFRYARKKPLKITHAVIHGLAFIFTVIALVAAFDSHNLASPPRPNMYTLHSWVGMAAVVIFSLQYVFGFVSYLFPGVRDTLRAAYMPIHVFFGVLGFILAIAASLLGLLEKAIFSMPNYAQLPAQAVLMNTIGLLMVVYGSLVVFLVTEPMYKRKPLPEDVMLLTHSASSQ, encoded by the exons ATGGAGAACAATGGACCATCAGCTGGTTCGTACAACAACTTCCGTGTCCTATATTTGATCACGCAAATGGTCGGAGCAGCTATAGTGATTATGGTAGGATCTTGGATTGGCGCTCATCTTGGTGGTCTCGCGTGGACCTCGCGGCCATCGGTGCAATTCAATTGGCATCCACTGCTGATGACCATGGGCATGATCTTTCTGTACGGAAACT CAATTCTTATCTATCGAGGATTTCGCTATGCACGCAAAAAGCCCTTGAAAATCACTCATGCCGTCATTCATGGATTGGCGTTTATTTTTACCGTTATCGCATTGGTGGCTGCCTTCGATTCACACAACTTGGCCAGTCCCCCACGACCGAATATGTACACGCTACACTCGTGGGTTGGAATGGCAGCTGTGGTTATCTTTAGTCTTCAG TACGTTTTTGGATTTGTATCCTACCTATTCCCTGGAGTTCGAGACACCCTACGAGCTGCCTACATGCCTATACACGTGTTCTTCGGAGTGCTGGGCTTCATACTAGCCATCGCAGCTTCTCTTCTTGGACTGCTGGAAAAAGCAATTTTCTCGAT GCCCAATTATGCGCAGCTGCCAGCCCAAGCCGTTTTAATGAATACTATTGGTCTACTTATGGTCGTTTATGGTAGCCTCGTAGTGTTCCTGGTTACCGAACCAATGTACAAACGTAAACCATTGCCAGAGGACGTGATGTTATTGACGCACAGTGCATCTTCTcaatag